In one window of Anaeromusa acidaminophila DSM 3853 DNA:
- a CDS encoding SixA phosphatase family protein: MELILMRHGKAEPAIPPMKDEERDLTEPGREKVIAAAQGLAGGLADASRLQIWTSSLARALSTASIVAEVLGVEELRLLPCLEEGKLPELLQELATVEEDAQVLVVGHEPYLSLWTEHLAGSSLPFKPATAACLTPCAGRSERWRLRWYAQAGILGCLGKK, from the coding sequence ATGGAATTGATCCTGATGCGTCATGGGAAAGCGGAGCCGGCGATTCCGCCGATGAAAGATGAAGAACGGGATTTGACGGAGCCAGGCAGAGAAAAAGTGATTGCAGCGGCTCAAGGGTTGGCCGGAGGCTTGGCGGATGCCAGTCGCCTGCAAATTTGGACTAGCTCATTGGCCCGCGCTTTATCAACGGCCAGTATTGTAGCGGAAGTGTTAGGGGTGGAGGAACTGCGCCTATTACCCTGCCTGGAAGAGGGGAAGCTGCCGGAGCTATTGCAGGAACTAGCAACGGTAGAAGAAGACGCTCAAGTGCTAGTGGTAGGTCATGAACCCTACTTAAGCTTGTGGACGGAGCATTTAGCAGGTTCGTCTCTGCCCTTTAAACCGGCGACAGCAGCGTGCTTGACTCCCTGCGCCGGACGCAGCGAGCGGTGGCGCTTGCGTTGGTATGCTCAGGCGGGAATCTTAGGCTGTTTGGGTAAGAAATAA